Proteins from one Hemibagrus wyckioides isolate EC202008001 linkage group LG16, SWU_Hwy_1.0, whole genome shotgun sequence genomic window:
- the tdgf1 gene encoding teratocarcinoma-derived growth factor 1 yields the protein MSHLLLRVLLSAAFTCQTATLGSGCEGIGCGSAKASGKQDQHSELLNQFNEMNAQSAAGQHRGSGAVLPFIGLTGSATQSRNCCKNGGTCILGSFCACPKHFTGRSCEYDERVRNCGVIPHGEWVQKGCSYCRCGYGVLHCFPQVFHSDCDDTQEVRWFRSNAQRTLLTRGLLCLLLLSFLL from the exons ATGAGTCATTTACTGCTCAG GGTCCTGCTGTCTGCAGCTTTTACCTGCCAAACAGCCACACTTGGATCAG GCTGTGAAGGAATAGGATGCGGGAGTGCTAAGGCATCAGGAAAGCAGGATCAACATAGTGAACTGCTGAATCAGTTTAACGAAATGAACGCACAGTCTGCAGCTGGCCAGCACCGGGGCTCTGGGGCCGTGTTACCTTTTATTGGGCTCACTGGAA GTGCTACACAGAGTCGAAACTGCTGCAAGAACGGGGGAACTTGCATTCTGGGGAGTTTTTGCGCTTGTCCAAAGCACTTCACCGGGCGCAGCTGCGAGTACGACGAACGTGTCAG GAACTGTGGAGTTATACCTCATGGAGAATGGGTTCAAAAAGGCTGCTCATACTGCCGATGTGGATATGGAGTTCTGCATTGCTTCCCTCAGGTCTTTCATAGTGACTGTG ACGATACTCAGGAAGTGCGCTGGTTTCGTTCGAATGCCCAGAGAACACTATTGACCCGCGGTCTCCTGTGTCTGCTGCTGCTTTCATTTCTGCTTTGA